The window CGGGCGGAGATCCAGGAATTCTGTCCGAAAGCCAACGGCCCGGGGCCATCGGCTCTGTGGGGGCGCACATCGGCGCGCGGGCCCGGACCTGGCCCGTGCACCGGGCCCGAAGAGCTGTCGGACCTGTGCCGCCGCGGGCGCGAAGGGGCCGAAGCCGGTGGCGGGCCGGGGTGGTTGCCGCAGGCCCCGGGGCCACCGTGCGCTCCGGCGTGCGCCGTGGCCGCCCGGGCCCGGAAACGAGGACGTCCGGCCGCTGGCGACGGGGGATGCACCAGCGACCGGACTTCCAGAACCGTAACAAGAGATCTGCCGTGAGCAAATTCGATCTCGTCTATTCGGTCAGCTATTCACCGACGGGCACGGGGAGTTGTGACGGGAGTCACCGACGGGTCCCCGCGTCGCCCCTGTCAGCTGAGCGTCACCTGGCGGTTGGTGAGTCCGCCGCGGGCCCGGCGCTCGTCGGCGGTGAGCGGGGCGTCGGACGCGAGGGCCTCCGAGAGCCGCTCCGCGAACTGCGCCGCGGGCTTCTCGCACTCCTCGGCGCCCATCGCGCTCGGCAGGTCCCACACCGGGACCATGAGCCCGTGGGCGCGGAACGAGCCGACGAGGCGGGTTCCCTCGCCGAGCGAGGAGGTGCCCGCGGCGTGCAGACGGGCGAGGGCGTCGAGGAGCTGCTCCTCGGGGTGCGGCATGACCCAGCGCAGGTGGTTCTTCTCCGGCGTCTCGCACCAGTAGGCGGCGTCCACGCCGGCGAGCCGGGTGGTGGGGATGGCGGCCGCGTTGGCGCGTTCCAGGGAGGCCGACACCTCCGCCGTGGCGTTCTCCGCGTCCGGGACCCAGAACTCGAAGCCCGTGTGCACGACGGGTTCGAACGCCGCGTCGGGGTCGAGTACGTCCTGAAGGCGCGGGC is drawn from Streptomyces sp. NBC_00178 and contains these coding sequences:
- a CDS encoding DUF5926 family protein, with product MAKKRPQSKAGKPQLKDGEIPVVGAREPCPCGSGRRYKACHGRAAAHAVTELVQRPFEGLAGECDWIALRELVPAATVGLTLTGGLPEGVPSVTLATVLPMAWPALRRDDGSVLLALQNDTSSGDLSRDLADTLQRALEAEPGSPVAARRVPADGPRLQDVLDPDAAFEPVVHTGFEFWVPDAENATAEVSASLERANAAAIPTTRLAGVDAAYWCETPEKNHLRWVMPHPEEQLLDALARLHAAGTSSLGEGTRLVGSFRAHGLMVPVWDLPSAMGAEECEKPAAQFAERLSEALASDAPLTADERRARGGLTNRQVTLS